One segment of Myotis daubentonii chromosome 11, mMyoDau2.1, whole genome shotgun sequence DNA contains the following:
- the LOC132212428 gene encoding neutrophil gelatinase-associated lipocalin-like, producing MPRGLLWLGLTLLGALQTQAQDSTPNLIPAPPLSRVPLQPNFQDDQFQGKWYVVGLAGNAFSKEDKGFKMYTTNYELKEDRSYNVTSTLLRNQRCDYFVRTFVQTSQPGQFSLGNIKAYPPLQSYTVRVAATDYNQFAMVFFKKVSQNQEYFKITLYGRTKELPPELKENFIRFVKSLGLTDDHIVFPVPIDKCIDDQ from the exons ATGCCCCGCGGTCTCCTGTGGCTGGGCCTAACCCTACTGGGGGCCCTGCAGACCCAGGCCCAGGACTCCACCCCAAACCTgatcccagccccacctctgtcCAGGGTCCCGCTGCAGCCAAACTTCCAAGATGACCAG TTCCAGGGGAAGTGGTACGTCGTGGGCCTGGCAGGGAATGCATTTTCAAAGGAAGACAAAGGGTTTAAGATGTACACCACCAACTACGAGCTGAAAGAAGACCGCAGCTACAATGTCACCTCCACCCTGCTCAG GAACCAGCGCTGCGACTACTTTGTCAGAACTTTTGTCCAAACTTCCCAGCCCGGCCAGTTCAGCCTGGGCAACATTAAGG CTTACCCTCCACTGCAGAGCTACACCGTGCGAGTGGCGGCCACCGACTACAACCAGTTCGCCATGGTGTTCTTCAAGAAGGTTTCCCAAAACCAGGAGTACTTCAAGATCACCCTCTACG GAAGGAccaaggagctgccccctgagcTGAAGGAGAACTTCATCCGCTTTGTCAAATCCCTGGGCCTCACCGATGACCACATCGTCTTCCCTGTCCCCATCG ACAAGTGCATCGATGACCAGTGA
- the LOC132212430 gene encoding neutrophil gelatinase-associated lipocalin-like, whose amino-acid sequence MPRGLLWLGLTLLGALQTQAQDSTPNLIPAPPLSRVPLQPNFQDDQFQGKWYVVGLAGNIISKEDKGFKMYTTNYELKEDRSYNVTSTLLRNQRCDYFVRTFVQTSQPGQFSLGNIKAYPPLQSYTVRVAATDYNQFATVFFEYVSQNQKSFKITLYGRTKELPPELKENFIRFVKSLGLTDDHIVFPVPIDKCIDDQ is encoded by the exons ATGCCCCGCGGTCTCCTGTGGCTGGGCCTAACCCTACTGGGGGCCCTGCAGACCCAGGCCCAGGACTCCACCCCAAACCTGATTCCAGCCCCACCTCTGTCCAGGGTCCCGCTGCAGCCAAACTTCCAAGATGACCAG TTCCAGGGGAAGTGGTACGTCGTGGGCCTGGCAGGGAATATCATTTCAAAGGAAGACAAAGGGTTTAAGATGTACACCACCAACTACGAGCTGAAAGAAGACCGCAGCTACAATGTCACCTCCACCCTGCTCAG GAACCAGCGCTGCGACTACTTTGTCAGAACTTTTGTCCAAACTTCCCAGCCCGGCCAGTTCAGCCTGGGCAACATTAAGG CTTACCCTCCACTGCAGAGCTACACCGTGCGAGTGGCGGCCACCGACTACAACCAGTTCGCCACAGTGTTCTTCGAGTATGTTTCCCAAAACCAGAAGTCCTTCAAGATCACCCTCTACG GAAGGAccaaggagctgccccctgagcTGAAGGAGAACTTCATCCGCTTTGTCAAATCCCTGGGCCTCACCGATGACCACATCGTCTTCCCTGTCCCCATCG ACAAGTGCATCGATGACCAGTGA
- the BBLN gene encoding bublin coiled-coil protein isoform X2 — MVGAGLLALWAGSRLPSPQVAFLCAAPLFRPPRDARPLHLPPGAGYGVTVAAFQRLVASAAPEPAMSGPNMGMPVVPSTEDEDDSFGEAVTRRLRKEYRLAKALVESGWGWWLGVRGV, encoded by the exons ATGGTTGGGGCGGGGCTCCTTGCCTTGTGGGCGGGGTCCCGGCTGCCCAGTCCGCAGGTTGCGTTCCTCTGCGCGGCTCCACTCTTCCGGCCCCCGCGCGACGCCCGCCCCCTCCACCTTCCGCCCGGCGCGGGCTACGGCGTGACGGTCGCGGCGTTTCAGCGTCTCGTGGCCTCTGCGGCGCCCGAGCCCGCGATGTCGGGCCCCAATATGGGAATGCCGGTGGTACCGAGCACGGAAGACGAGGATGACAGCTTTGGGGAAGCAG TGACGCGGAGGCTCAGGAAGGAGTACAGACTTGCCAAAGCCCTTGTGGAGTCAGGCtgggggtggtggctgggggtgaggggtgtctGA
- the BBLN gene encoding bublin coiled-coil protein isoform X1 has product MSGPNMGMPVVPSTEDEDDSFGEAEYAAINSMLDQINSCLDHLEEQNDHLHARLQELLESNRQTRLEFQQQLGEDPDDDDDYDYDYDAST; this is encoded by the exons ATGTCGGGCCCCAATATGGGAATGCCGGTGGTACCGAGCACGGAAGACGAGGATGACAGCTTTGGGGAAGCAG aATACGCTGCCATCAACTCCATGTTGGACCAGATCAACTCCTGCCTGGACCACCTGGAAGAGCAGAACGACCACCTCCACGCCCGCCTCCAGGAGCTGCTGGAGTCCAACCGGCAGACGCGCCTGGAGTTccagcagcagctgggggaggaccCCGACGACGATGACGACTACGACTACGACTACGATGCCAGCACTTAG
- the CIZ1 gene encoding cip1-interacting zinc finger protein isoform X5, which yields MSPATYDSTGLTMPTATLGNLRSYNLATPNLTAPSLTPPQMATPNLQQYFPQATQQSLLGPPPVRVPINPSKLILAGRNPQKQSRTTPDRKDSSSQTMPVGDEADPPEGSEDAAEPRTDTPDQDSPPCPDDVAKETCTSAPEPESCEAPGPPAKRSKSSEKATEKGPPEQLQAKVQPQARRTAPKQTQTPELLPEPLEAPVRPRSQPRVLQIQAQVQPPQQKQAQTQTSPEHVMPPQAQPEAEPPTQAQPQLQEQAQTQTCPQVQAGTQPRAQPGERPPEQPPAQLPVQPPDQTQGQPATQPQVPASEQAPVPAASPLQEAPPSAVEAEAGLEEASPEPVAAQVSMEESQEELTGGLDVGECEKRAREMLRVWGAGGSLKVTILQSSDSRAFSTVSLAPGPPSSDSASATPAAASVPSKQALQFFCYICRASCCSQQEFQDHMLGAQHQQRLGEIEHMSQACLLSLLPVPRDVLERQDEEPPLRRWCHTCRVYYTGDLIQHRRTQDHKMAKQSLRPFCTVCSRYFRTPRKFVEHVKSQGHKDKAKEMKMFEKEIAGQDEDHFITVDAVGCFEDDEDEEEEEENEEEMEVEEELCKQVRSRGIAIEEWKDPETHSSNTAHGVDFMVPVMGYVCRICQKFYHGSSGAKLSHCKSSGHLENLQKYKKAQDPSPAARPVSRRCAITARNALTALFTSSGRSHIQPSLQDTAKPPSKVTTQAPQPPPFRRSARLKS from the exons ATGTCACCAGCCACGTATGACAGTACCGGTCTCACCATGCCCACAGCAACACTGG GTAACCTTCGCAGCTACAACCTGGCCACCCCGAACCTGACAGCCCCCAGCCTCACACCCCCCCAGATGGCCACCCCAAATCTACAGCAGTATTTTCCCCAGGCCACTCAGCAGTCCCTGCTGGGCccccctcctgtcagggtccccATAAACCCCTCCAAGCTCATCCTTGCAGGGCGGAACCCACAGAAACAGTCCCGGACCACCCCTGATCGCAAG GACTCTTCTTCTCAGACGATGCCTGTGGGAGACGAGGCAGACCCCCCAGAGGGGTCTGAGGACGCTGCGGAGCCCCGAACGGACACACCAG ACCAGgattcccctccctgcccagatGACGTTGCTAAGGAGACTTGCACTTCGGCACCTGAGCCAGAGTCCTGCGAAGCGCCTGGGCCACCAGCTAAAAGGTCAAAGAG CTCAGAGAAGGCCACAGAAAAGGGACCCCCAGAGCAGCTGCAGGCGAAGGTCCAGCCACAGGCCCGGAGGACAGCGCCGAAGCAGACGCAGACACCCGAGCTGCTGCCCGAGCCACTGGAAGCCCCAGTGCGGCCACGATCCCAGCCACGGGTCCTGCAGATCCAGGCCCAGGTGCAGCCGCCGCAGCAGAAGCAGGCACAGACACAGACCTCCCCAGAGCACGTAATGCCGCCGCAGGCACAGCCGGAGGCAGAGCCGCCGACGCAGGCGCAGCCACAGCTGCAGGAGCAGGCACAGACCCAGACATGTCCACAGGTCCAGGCAGGAACACAGCCGCGGGCCCAGCCAGGGGAGCGGCCACCAGAGCAACCTCCGGCGCAGTTGCCAGTGCAGCCACCCGACCAGACCCAGGGGCAGCCTGCGACGCAGCCACAAGTGCCGGCATCAGAGCAAGCACCAGTTCCGGCTGCttcccctctgcaggaggcacCGCCCAGTGCAGTAGAAGCTGAAGCAG GCCTGGAGGAGGCCTCACCGGAGCCGGTGGCGGCCCAGGTCAGCATGGAGGAGAGCCAGGAGGAGCTGACCGGTGGCCTGGATGTGGGAGAATGTgaaaaaagagcaagagagaTGCTCAGG GTGTGGGGTGCCGGGGGCTCCCTGAAGGTCACCATCCTGCAGAGCAGTGACAGCCGGGCCTTTAGCACTGTATCCCTCGCGCCGGGGCCACCTTCCAGCGACTCCGCCTCCGCCACCCCTGCTGCCGCCAGCGTGCCCTCCAAGCAGGCGCTGCAGTTCTTCTGCTACAtctgcagggccagctgctgcagCCAGCAG GAATTCCAGGACCACATGTTGGGggcccagcaccagcagcggcTCGGGGAGATTGAGCACATGAGCCAAgcctgcctcctgtccctgctGCCCGTGCCCCGGGATGTCCTGGAGAGACAGGACGA AGAGCCGCCTCTGAGGCGCTGGTGCCACACCTGCCGGGTCTACTATACGGGGGACCTGATCCAGCACCGCAGGACGCAGGACCACAAG aTGGCCAAACAGTCCCTGCGACCTTTCTGCACCGTTTGCAGCCGCTACTTCAGGACCCCCCGCAAGTTTGTGGAGCACGTGAAGTCCCAGGGGCACAAGGACAAAGCCAAGGAG ATGAAGATGTTCGAGAAGGAGATAGCTGGCCAGGATGAGGACCACTTCATCACGGTGGATGCCGTGGGCTGCTTTGAGGACgatgaagatgaggaggaggaggaggagaatgaggaaGAGATGGAGGTTGAGGAGGAACTCTGCAAGCAG GTGAGGTCCAGAGGGATAGCCATAGAGGAGTGGAAAGACCCAGAGACCCACAGCTCCAACACTGCACATG GTGTGGACTTCATGGTGCCGGTGATGGGCTACGTCTGCCGCATCTGCCAGAAGTTCTACCACGGCAGCTCGGGGGCAAAGCTCTCCCACTGCAAGTCCTCGGGCCACTTGGAGAACCTGCAG AAATACAAGAaggcccaggaccccagccctgccGCCAGGCCCGTGAGCCGCCGGTGTGCCATCACTGCCCGCAACGCCCTGACTGCTCTGTTCACCTCCAGCGGCCGCTCACACatccagcccagcctccaggacACAGCCAAACCCCCCAGCAAGGTGACGACCCAagctccccagcccccgccaTTCCGGCGCTCAGCCCGCCTCAAATCCTGA
- the CIZ1 gene encoding cip1-interacting zinc finger protein isoform X2 has protein sequence MFNQLQQQQLQQQLQQQQQQLLQLQQLLQQPPPQAPLPMAMSRGLPQQQPQQQLLNLQGTNAASLLSGSVLLQRALLLQQLQGLDQFAMSPATYDSTGLTMPTATLGNLRSYNLATPNLTAPSLTPPQMATPNLQQYFPQATQQSLLGPPPVRVPINPSKLILAGRNPQKQSRTTPDRKTMPVGDEADPPEGSEDAAEPRTDTPDQDSPPCPDDVAKETCTSAPEPESCEAPGPPAKRSKSSEKATEKGPPEQLQAKVQPQARRTAPKQTQTPELLPEPLEAPVRPRSQPRVLQIQAQVQPPQQKQAQTQTSPEHVMPPQAQPEAEPPTQAQPQLQEQAQTQTCPQVQAGTQPRAQPGERPPEQPPAQLPVQPPDQTQGQPATQPQVPASEQAPVPAASPLQEAPPSAVEAEAGLEEASPEPVAAQVSMEESQEELTGGLDVGECEKRAREMLRVWGAGGSLKVTILQSSDSRAFSTVSLAPGPPSSDSASATPAAASVPSKQALQFFCYICRASCCSQQEFQDHMLGAQHQQRLGEIEHMSQACLLSLLPVPRDVLERQDEEPPLRRWCHTCRVYYTGDLIQHRRTQDHKMAKQSLRPFCTVCSRYFRTPRKFVEHVKSQGHKDKAKEMKMFEKEIAGQDEDHFITVDAVGCFEDDEDEEEEEENEEEMEVEEELCKQVRSRGIAIEEWKDPETHSSNTAHGVDFMVPVMGYVCRICQKFYHGSSGAKLSHCKSSGHLENLQKYKKAQDPSPAARPVSRRCAITARNALTALFTSSGRSHIQPSLQDTAKPPSKVTTQAPQPPPFRRSARLKS, from the exons GACTGGACCAGTTTGCAATGTCACCAGCCACGTATGACAGTACCGGTCTCACCATGCCCACAGCAACACTGG GTAACCTTCGCAGCTACAACCTGGCCACCCCGAACCTGACAGCCCCCAGCCTCACACCCCCCCAGATGGCCACCCCAAATCTACAGCAGTATTTTCCCCAGGCCACTCAGCAGTCCCTGCTGGGCccccctcctgtcagggtccccATAAACCCCTCCAAGCTCATCCTTGCAGGGCGGAACCCACAGAAACAGTCCCGGACCACCCCTGATCGCAAG ACGATGCCTGTGGGAGACGAGGCAGACCCCCCAGAGGGGTCTGAGGACGCTGCGGAGCCCCGAACGGACACACCAG ACCAGgattcccctccctgcccagatGACGTTGCTAAGGAGACTTGCACTTCGGCACCTGAGCCAGAGTCCTGCGAAGCGCCTGGGCCACCAGCTAAAAGGTCAAAGAG CTCAGAGAAGGCCACAGAAAAGGGACCCCCAGAGCAGCTGCAGGCGAAGGTCCAGCCACAGGCCCGGAGGACAGCGCCGAAGCAGACGCAGACACCCGAGCTGCTGCCCGAGCCACTGGAAGCCCCAGTGCGGCCACGATCCCAGCCACGGGTCCTGCAGATCCAGGCCCAGGTGCAGCCGCCGCAGCAGAAGCAGGCACAGACACAGACCTCCCCAGAGCACGTAATGCCGCCGCAGGCACAGCCGGAGGCAGAGCCGCCGACGCAGGCGCAGCCACAGCTGCAGGAGCAGGCACAGACCCAGACATGTCCACAGGTCCAGGCAGGAACACAGCCGCGGGCCCAGCCAGGGGAGCGGCCACCAGAGCAACCTCCGGCGCAGTTGCCAGTGCAGCCACCCGACCAGACCCAGGGGCAGCCTGCGACGCAGCCACAAGTGCCGGCATCAGAGCAAGCACCAGTTCCGGCTGCttcccctctgcaggaggcacCGCCCAGTGCAGTAGAAGCTGAAGCAG GCCTGGAGGAGGCCTCACCGGAGCCGGTGGCGGCCCAGGTCAGCATGGAGGAGAGCCAGGAGGAGCTGACCGGTGGCCTGGATGTGGGAGAATGTgaaaaaagagcaagagagaTGCTCAGG GTGTGGGGTGCCGGGGGCTCCCTGAAGGTCACCATCCTGCAGAGCAGTGACAGCCGGGCCTTTAGCACTGTATCCCTCGCGCCGGGGCCACCTTCCAGCGACTCCGCCTCCGCCACCCCTGCTGCCGCCAGCGTGCCCTCCAAGCAGGCGCTGCAGTTCTTCTGCTACAtctgcagggccagctgctgcagCCAGCAG GAATTCCAGGACCACATGTTGGGggcccagcaccagcagcggcTCGGGGAGATTGAGCACATGAGCCAAgcctgcctcctgtccctgctGCCCGTGCCCCGGGATGTCCTGGAGAGACAGGACGA AGAGCCGCCTCTGAGGCGCTGGTGCCACACCTGCCGGGTCTACTATACGGGGGACCTGATCCAGCACCGCAGGACGCAGGACCACAAG aTGGCCAAACAGTCCCTGCGACCTTTCTGCACCGTTTGCAGCCGCTACTTCAGGACCCCCCGCAAGTTTGTGGAGCACGTGAAGTCCCAGGGGCACAAGGACAAAGCCAAGGAG ATGAAGATGTTCGAGAAGGAGATAGCTGGCCAGGATGAGGACCACTTCATCACGGTGGATGCCGTGGGCTGCTTTGAGGACgatgaagatgaggaggaggaggaggagaatgaggaaGAGATGGAGGTTGAGGAGGAACTCTGCAAGCAG GTGAGGTCCAGAGGGATAGCCATAGAGGAGTGGAAAGACCCAGAGACCCACAGCTCCAACACTGCACATG GTGTGGACTTCATGGTGCCGGTGATGGGCTACGTCTGCCGCATCTGCCAGAAGTTCTACCACGGCAGCTCGGGGGCAAAGCTCTCCCACTGCAAGTCCTCGGGCCACTTGGAGAACCTGCAG AAATACAAGAaggcccaggaccccagccctgccGCCAGGCCCGTGAGCCGCCGGTGTGCCATCACTGCCCGCAACGCCCTGACTGCTCTGTTCACCTCCAGCGGCCGCTCACACatccagcccagcctccaggacACAGCCAAACCCCCCAGCAAGGTGACGACCCAagctccccagcccccgccaTTCCGGCGCTCAGCCCGCCTCAAATCCTGA
- the CIZ1 gene encoding cip1-interacting zinc finger protein isoform X1, whose product MFNQLQQQQLQQQLQQQQQQLLQLQQLLQQPPPQAPLPMAMSRGLPQQQPQQQLLNLQGTNAASLLSGSVLLQRALLLQQLQGLDQFAMSPATYDSTGLTMPTATLGNLRSYNLATPNLTAPSLTPPQMATPNLQQYFPQATQQSLLGPPPVRVPINPSKLILAGRNPQKQSRTTPDRKDSSSQTMPVGDEADPPEGSEDAAEPRTDTPDQDSPPCPDDVAKETCTSAPEPESCEAPGPPAKRSKSSEKATEKGPPEQLQAKVQPQARRTAPKQTQTPELLPEPLEAPVRPRSQPRVLQIQAQVQPPQQKQAQTQTSPEHVMPPQAQPEAEPPTQAQPQLQEQAQTQTCPQVQAGTQPRAQPGERPPEQPPAQLPVQPPDQTQGQPATQPQVPASEQAPVPAASPLQEAPPSAVEAEAGLEEASPEPVAAQVSMEESQEELTGGLDVGECEKRAREMLRVWGAGGSLKVTILQSSDSRAFSTVSLAPGPPSSDSASATPAAASVPSKQALQFFCYICRASCCSQQEFQDHMLGAQHQQRLGEIEHMSQACLLSLLPVPRDVLERQDEEPPLRRWCHTCRVYYTGDLIQHRRTQDHKMAKQSLRPFCTVCSRYFRTPRKFVEHVKSQGHKDKAKEMKMFEKEIAGQDEDHFITVDAVGCFEDDEDEEEEEENEEEMEVEEELCKQVRSRGIAIEEWKDPETHSSNTAHGVDFMVPVMGYVCRICQKFYHGSSGAKLSHCKSSGHLENLQKYKKAQDPSPAARPVSRRCAITARNALTALFTSSGRSHIQPSLQDTAKPPSKVTTQAPQPPPFRRSARLKS is encoded by the exons GACTGGACCAGTTTGCAATGTCACCAGCCACGTATGACAGTACCGGTCTCACCATGCCCACAGCAACACTGG GTAACCTTCGCAGCTACAACCTGGCCACCCCGAACCTGACAGCCCCCAGCCTCACACCCCCCCAGATGGCCACCCCAAATCTACAGCAGTATTTTCCCCAGGCCACTCAGCAGTCCCTGCTGGGCccccctcctgtcagggtccccATAAACCCCTCCAAGCTCATCCTTGCAGGGCGGAACCCACAGAAACAGTCCCGGACCACCCCTGATCGCAAG GACTCTTCTTCTCAGACGATGCCTGTGGGAGACGAGGCAGACCCCCCAGAGGGGTCTGAGGACGCTGCGGAGCCCCGAACGGACACACCAG ACCAGgattcccctccctgcccagatGACGTTGCTAAGGAGACTTGCACTTCGGCACCTGAGCCAGAGTCCTGCGAAGCGCCTGGGCCACCAGCTAAAAGGTCAAAGAG CTCAGAGAAGGCCACAGAAAAGGGACCCCCAGAGCAGCTGCAGGCGAAGGTCCAGCCACAGGCCCGGAGGACAGCGCCGAAGCAGACGCAGACACCCGAGCTGCTGCCCGAGCCACTGGAAGCCCCAGTGCGGCCACGATCCCAGCCACGGGTCCTGCAGATCCAGGCCCAGGTGCAGCCGCCGCAGCAGAAGCAGGCACAGACACAGACCTCCCCAGAGCACGTAATGCCGCCGCAGGCACAGCCGGAGGCAGAGCCGCCGACGCAGGCGCAGCCACAGCTGCAGGAGCAGGCACAGACCCAGACATGTCCACAGGTCCAGGCAGGAACACAGCCGCGGGCCCAGCCAGGGGAGCGGCCACCAGAGCAACCTCCGGCGCAGTTGCCAGTGCAGCCACCCGACCAGACCCAGGGGCAGCCTGCGACGCAGCCACAAGTGCCGGCATCAGAGCAAGCACCAGTTCCGGCTGCttcccctctgcaggaggcacCGCCCAGTGCAGTAGAAGCTGAAGCAG GCCTGGAGGAGGCCTCACCGGAGCCGGTGGCGGCCCAGGTCAGCATGGAGGAGAGCCAGGAGGAGCTGACCGGTGGCCTGGATGTGGGAGAATGTgaaaaaagagcaagagagaTGCTCAGG GTGTGGGGTGCCGGGGGCTCCCTGAAGGTCACCATCCTGCAGAGCAGTGACAGCCGGGCCTTTAGCACTGTATCCCTCGCGCCGGGGCCACCTTCCAGCGACTCCGCCTCCGCCACCCCTGCTGCCGCCAGCGTGCCCTCCAAGCAGGCGCTGCAGTTCTTCTGCTACAtctgcagggccagctgctgcagCCAGCAG GAATTCCAGGACCACATGTTGGGggcccagcaccagcagcggcTCGGGGAGATTGAGCACATGAGCCAAgcctgcctcctgtccctgctGCCCGTGCCCCGGGATGTCCTGGAGAGACAGGACGA AGAGCCGCCTCTGAGGCGCTGGTGCCACACCTGCCGGGTCTACTATACGGGGGACCTGATCCAGCACCGCAGGACGCAGGACCACAAG aTGGCCAAACAGTCCCTGCGACCTTTCTGCACCGTTTGCAGCCGCTACTTCAGGACCCCCCGCAAGTTTGTGGAGCACGTGAAGTCCCAGGGGCACAAGGACAAAGCCAAGGAG ATGAAGATGTTCGAGAAGGAGATAGCTGGCCAGGATGAGGACCACTTCATCACGGTGGATGCCGTGGGCTGCTTTGAGGACgatgaagatgaggaggaggaggaggagaatgaggaaGAGATGGAGGTTGAGGAGGAACTCTGCAAGCAG GTGAGGTCCAGAGGGATAGCCATAGAGGAGTGGAAAGACCCAGAGACCCACAGCTCCAACACTGCACATG GTGTGGACTTCATGGTGCCGGTGATGGGCTACGTCTGCCGCATCTGCCAGAAGTTCTACCACGGCAGCTCGGGGGCAAAGCTCTCCCACTGCAAGTCCTCGGGCCACTTGGAGAACCTGCAG AAATACAAGAaggcccaggaccccagccctgccGCCAGGCCCGTGAGCCGCCGGTGTGCCATCACTGCCCGCAACGCCCTGACTGCTCTGTTCACCTCCAGCGGCCGCTCACACatccagcccagcctccaggacACAGCCAAACCCCCCAGCAAGGTGACGACCCAagctccccagcccccgccaTTCCGGCGCTCAGCCCGCCTCAAATCCTGA